The following are from one region of the Actinomycetota bacterium genome:
- a CDS encoding ABC transporter ATP-binding protein, whose translation MVRPYRRNLVVAIAVSIAALGAQVNAPLVVKRYIDEAIRGNRPQSVIPYALVIFGLGLAQAVMWFVRRNLLGSAAVGLENDLRNRLYGHLQALPVSFHDGWQSGQLVSRAVSDISRIRRFLGFGLSWLVILAVQFAWITVLLFRLDVGLAITTIAFSAPVALMSYRFSRRFRKISRDTQDQQGDLTTVIEEVATGVRVIKSYGRSRERSEIFSRQALKLREITLVGVSLRAKWWSLNTILLNTNLVVILLFGGLRVVNGGLSLGALVAFIQFQLMLVWPVRDVGWILSNGQEASAAAERVFEILDTPADVADLPGATPLPTPAGRLAFEGVRFTYPGTRSEVLKGVDFRIEPGETLALVGSTGSGKTTLASLVSRFYDPDGGRVSLDERDLKSLTLDSLRSHVGVAFEDPILFSASVRENLLMGSPDASDDDLWDALAAAQADVFVRNLPWGLDTRVGEQGYSLSGGQRQRLALARAVVGRPRVLVLDNPMSSVDVHTEALIEEALKSILQGRTALLIAYRPSTLLLADRVALLHEGRIVATGTHHDLLSEVPLYREMLAKDVADPFAAEEVNA comes from the coding sequence ATGGTCCGGCCCTACCGCCGCAACCTGGTGGTGGCGATCGCGGTCTCGATCGCCGCCCTGGGGGCCCAGGTCAACGCGCCGCTGGTCGTCAAGCGGTACATCGACGAGGCCATCAGGGGCAACCGGCCGCAGTCGGTGATCCCCTACGCGCTTGTGATCTTCGGCCTTGGCCTCGCGCAGGCCGTCATGTGGTTTGTCCGGCGCAACCTGCTCGGATCGGCGGCGGTCGGGCTCGAAAACGACCTGCGCAACCGCCTCTACGGGCACCTTCAGGCGCTGCCCGTGTCCTTTCACGACGGGTGGCAGTCGGGGCAGCTGGTGTCGCGTGCCGTCAGCGACATCTCACGCATCCGCAGGTTCCTGGGCTTCGGTCTGTCCTGGCTGGTGATCCTGGCCGTCCAGTTCGCGTGGATCACCGTCCTGCTCTTCCGCCTTGACGTGGGCCTGGCGATCACCACGATCGCGTTCTCGGCCCCCGTGGCGTTGATGAGCTACCGCTTTTCGCGGAGGTTCCGCAAGATTTCGCGCGACACCCAGGACCAGCAGGGAGACCTCACCACGGTCATCGAAGAGGTCGCCACCGGCGTGCGCGTGATCAAGTCGTACGGACGCAGCCGGGAGCGCTCTGAGATCTTCAGCCGTCAGGCCCTGAAGCTGCGGGAGATAACCCTGGTCGGTGTGTCGCTGCGGGCCAAGTGGTGGTCGCTGAACACGATCCTGCTGAACACCAACCTCGTCGTGATCCTTCTGTTCGGCGGCTTGCGGGTCGTCAACGGCGGGCTCAGCCTCGGCGCCCTGGTCGCTTTCATCCAGTTCCAGCTGATGCTGGTGTGGCCGGTCCGCGATGTCGGGTGGATCCTGTCCAACGGCCAGGAGGCGTCCGCGGCCGCGGAGCGGGTGTTCGAGATCCTCGACACGCCCGCCGACGTCGCCGACCTGCCGGGAGCGACACCGCTGCCGACACCGGCCGGGCGGCTGGCCTTTGAAGGAGTCCGGTTCACCTATCCCGGGACGCGGTCGGAGGTCCTCAAGGGCGTTGACTTCCGCATCGAGCCCGGCGAGACGCTCGCGCTCGTGGGGTCCACCGGCAGCGGGAAGACGACGCTGGCCTCCCTGGTCAGCCGGTTCTACGACCCGGACGGGGGCCGGGTCTCGCTCGACGAGCGCGACCTCAAGTCGCTGACGCTGGACTCGCTTCGCTCGCACGTAGGGGTCGCCTTCGAGGACCCGATCCTTTTCAGCGCGTCGGTCCGGGAGAACCTGCTGATGGGAAGTCCGGACGCAAGCGACGACGACCTGTGGGACGCGCTGGCGGCGGCGCAGGCCGACGTGTTCGTCCGCAACCTGCCGTGGGGTCTGGACACCCGCGTGGGCGAGCAGGGCTACTCGCTGTCGGGCGGACAGCGCCAGCGCCTCGCCTTGGCCCGGGCCGTGGTCGGTCGGCCCCGGGTGCTGGTGCTCGACAACCCGATGTCGTCGGTGGACGTCCACACGGAGGCACTGATCGAGGAGGCCCTGAAGTCGATCCTTCAGGGCCGCACCGCGCTGCTCATCGCCTACCGGCCTTCGACGCTGCTGCTGGCCGACAGGGTCGCGCTGCTGCACGAGG